Proteins co-encoded in one Candidatus Nitrosocosmicus arcticus genomic window:
- a CDS encoding L-threonylcarbamoyladenylate synthase has product MDCSKLDDLEKCAEIIDNGGVVVYPTDTVFGIGCDPTMDKSVLRLYGIKERPLEKSLPVLTHDWRMVSRISHITSQASTLYKLFWPGKLTLILKLKENHGLSKYVINNDNNTIGLRIPNSPCILDLISMTRSKLLVGTSANLSKKLPSTRLEDIDKTILGKCDAIIRNEILSGNDSGSTIVDVSGSGFPEIIREGAIPKEKILAALRNV; this is encoded by the coding sequence ATGGATTGCAGTAAACTTGACGACCTTGAGAAATGCGCTGAAATTATTGATAATGGGGGCGTGGTTGTCTATCCCACTGACACTGTTTTTGGTATAGGTTGCGATCCCACAATGGATAAATCGGTTTTACGATTATATGGTATCAAAGAAAGACCATTGGAAAAATCGCTACCAGTACTGACACATGACTGGAGAATGGTCTCAAGAATTTCTCATATAACTTCTCAAGCCAGTACACTCTACAAATTATTTTGGCCTGGAAAGTTGACTCTAATTCTAAAATTGAAAGAAAACCATGGGTTGTCTAAATATGTGATTAACAATGATAATAATACTATTGGATTACGTATTCCTAACAGTCCATGCATCTTAGATCTAATAAGCATGACTAGATCTAAATTATTAGTGGGAACGAGCGCCAACTTATCAAAAAAACTTCCATCAACGAGATTAGAAGACATTGATAAAACTATCTTGGGTAAATGCGATGCCATAATTCGTAACGAAATATTATCTGGCAACGATAGTGGATCAACTATAGTGGATGTTTCAGGATCGGGATTTCCTGAAATAATTAGGGAAGGTGCGATTCCAAAGGAAAAAATCCTAGCGGCTCTGAGGAATGTATAG
- the folE gene encoding GTP cyclohydrolase I, which produces MIEKESLKGKGINEVYLSENRAEFDSTVNGYYRLIGGENGNYDQETSRRLRAFGEELFKKRSYEKFTAFKADHDDMIIGNHLRLFSFCEHHLLPFFGEVAIGYIPNHKIFGLSKFQRLVDKVSSRPQLQERLTYQILEEIKNRLEPKGVGVVIKAIHTCVFARGTQSSSAEFTTSAVDGIFKENINTKQEFFSIINSDGRLRL; this is translated from the coding sequence ATGATAGAAAAAGAGAGTTTAAAGGGAAAGGGTATAAACGAGGTTTATCTTAGCGAAAACAGGGCTGAATTTGATAGCACTGTTAATGGTTATTACAGGCTGATTGGTGGTGAGAATGGCAATTACGACCAAGAAACCAGTAGGAGGCTACGGGCATTTGGGGAAGAATTGTTTAAAAAGAGATCGTATGAGAAATTCACTGCCTTTAAGGCAGATCATGATGATATGATAATTGGAAATCATTTGAGATTATTCTCATTTTGTGAACATCATTTGCTTCCATTTTTTGGGGAGGTTGCGATAGGATATATTCCAAATCACAAAATATTTGGGCTTTCAAAATTCCAGCGACTGGTGGACAAAGTATCTTCTAGACCTCAACTTCAAGAGAGACTCACCTACCAAATTCTTGAGGAAATCAAAAATAGACTCGAACCTAAAGGCGTAGGCGTTGTTATAAAGGCTATTCATACGTGCGTTTTTGCAAGGGGCACGCAATCAAGTTCAGCAGAATTTACAACCTCAGCAGTCGACGGGATTTTCAAGGAAAACATCAACACAAAGCAGGAGTTCTTTTCAATAATAAATTCTGACGGTAGACTCAGACTGTGA
- a CDS encoding AAA family ATPase: MSAAANDANIEYIDWNNAFEILDKAYKLGIFVLIIGPKGTGKTTLVRKFAAQVNKELSSVNFSLRTRESHLIGTNTIDNGQINFVNGVLVHSMTQGDLLYLDELNAAEPDVLLRLDEALDDRKQIVLKEFHGQTIKAAENWFVIATINPLSHVGTKELPPQILSRFPIRIMLDYPPEDTEMDIIKKHVKVSNQHDEENIKSAIKLAHNLRKAASLEEIFYSPSLRETIAFSKLVTNNTNAKEAAEIVFANVYHQWGEIEYRKVMDIIASIFI; this comes from the coding sequence ATGTCTGCGGCCGCCAATGATGCAAATATAGAGTATATTGACTGGAATAATGCTTTTGAAATTTTAGATAAGGCTTATAAACTTGGTATTTTTGTCCTAATAATTGGTCCAAAAGGAACTGGCAAAACCACACTAGTTAGAAAATTCGCTGCTCAGGTAAATAAAGAACTATCCTCAGTAAATTTTAGCCTCAGGACTAGAGAATCACACCTAATTGGAACTAACACAATTGATAATGGTCAGATAAATTTTGTAAACGGAGTTTTGGTTCATTCTATGACTCAAGGGGATTTATTATACCTAGATGAGCTTAACGCGGCCGAACCGGACGTGCTGCTTCGACTGGACGAGGCTTTAGACGACAGAAAACAGATTGTTTTGAAAGAATTTCATGGACAGACTATAAAGGCAGCGGAAAACTGGTTTGTAATTGCGACCATCAATCCATTATCGCATGTTGGAACAAAAGAACTTCCACCACAGATTCTAAGCAGATTCCCAATTAGAATAATGCTGGATTACCCTCCAGAAGATACTGAAATGGATATTATCAAAAAACATGTTAAGGTAAGTAATCAGCACGATGAAGAAAATATTAAAAGTGCAATAAAATTGGCTCACAATCTTCGAAAGGCAGCTTCTCTTGAAGAAATCTTTTATAGCCCTAGTTTGAGAGAAACGATTGCTTTTTCGAAATTGGTAACGAACAATACGAATGCAAAAGAAGCAGCTGAAATTGTTTTTGCAAACGTTTACCATCAATGGGGCGAAATTGAGTACCGAAAGGTAATGGATATAATCGCTTCTATATTCATTTAA
- a CDS encoding VWA domain-containing protein, with product MSIFWNIKDNGNNSRPVESNDQYNDESSDKKVKSKVYKKRSESFLRFDDLDLENIHIRNDVLLEIATFLSRRWSDNSESTIHISRDGKISTNLDKKRITLPGLDYFFGNIFQKYRQWRTLLWYESVRLKYSFKIFDTDVVFGFVFNILETKRIEILGLEEWKGMIKEIIYCEGLSWHNKLLLNSLHGKNKVLEAFSQFFLTGYIKGELYGGENERVINASEYAHGILRDYIKNFKLNNKTYDPIKDQKWLEYETRKIIKILQVDSLMSVPPIPILMPRSKVGLSMKQEEILSQIEKLVRTKTKEIEIEKLKKEIVQGDDINEEFRIIVNESKKNDNKGFETTENLSIVIPDNTGVDEIAIYDFDLINKVKTALKEWKTGWKEKYDFNGDEIEIENYIEKQPKVFISDKKIAINVKISVLLDLSSSIEDNEMEYKKATVALCEGLEYLGIKFSIYAFNTESRTVKCWVIKPPTARWGSIYARRLMQVKPVGGTPLAEIYKILQPSISAFKPDIFVTLTDGEPSDMDAVRSIVLSYKRSGVEMIAIGLGADLGDAIGIGYNLKYLNYQRILTLSKKRLQDLPKKVLGLLTTE from the coding sequence ATGTCTATTTTTTGGAACATAAAAGACAATGGTAATAATTCAAGACCTGTGGAATCTAATGATCAATATAATGATGAATCCTCTGATAAGAAAGTAAAAAGCAAGGTATACAAGAAGAGGTCCGAATCGTTTTTAAGATTTGATGATCTAGATCTGGAGAATATCCACATCAGAAATGATGTATTGCTTGAGATTGCTACATTCTTATCTAGACGGTGGTCAGATAATTCTGAATCAACTATTCATATTTCAAGAGATGGAAAAATCTCGACTAATTTAGACAAGAAAAGAATCACCCTTCCTGGATTAGATTATTTCTTTGGTAATATTTTTCAAAAGTACAGACAATGGCGAACATTACTATGGTATGAATCAGTCAGATTAAAATATTCATTTAAGATTTTTGATACCGACGTCGTCTTTGGGTTTGTATTTAACATTTTGGAGACAAAACGGATAGAAATATTGGGATTAGAAGAGTGGAAAGGTATGATAAAAGAAATTATATACTGCGAAGGGCTATCCTGGCACAACAAACTACTACTGAATTCACTACATGGGAAAAACAAAGTTTTAGAAGCATTTTCTCAGTTCTTTTTGACAGGATATATAAAGGGTGAACTCTATGGTGGAGAAAATGAAAGAGTAATAAACGCATCAGAATATGCACACGGAATTTTGAGAGATTATATAAAAAATTTTAAACTAAATAACAAAACTTATGACCCAATTAAGGACCAAAAGTGGTTAGAATATGAAACAAGAAAGATAATTAAAATCCTTCAAGTTGATTCACTGATGTCGGTCCCACCCATCCCTATTCTGATGCCAAGGAGCAAAGTAGGGCTTTCGATGAAACAGGAGGAAATACTATCACAAATTGAAAAATTAGTGAGGACAAAGACCAAGGAGATTGAAATAGAGAAATTAAAAAAAGAAATTGTCCAGGGCGATGATATCAACGAAGAGTTTAGAATAATAGTCAATGAGAGCAAGAAAAATGATAACAAAGGTTTTGAAACAACTGAAAACCTTTCCATTGTAATCCCAGACAACACTGGTGTTGATGAAATTGCCATTTATGATTTTGATTTAATTAACAAGGTGAAAACGGCCCTTAAGGAATGGAAAACCGGATGGAAAGAAAAATATGATTTTAACGGAGACGAAATAGAGATTGAAAACTACATTGAAAAGCAGCCAAAAGTTTTCATCAGTGATAAGAAAATTGCTATAAATGTAAAAATATCGGTACTTTTGGACCTTTCAAGCAGTATAGAGGACAATGAAATGGAGTACAAAAAAGCCACAGTTGCACTATGTGAGGGATTAGAATATCTAGGAATTAAATTTTCTATATATGCTTTTAATACAGAATCTAGAACGGTTAAATGTTGGGTTATTAAACCACCAACGGCAAGATGGGGATCCATATATGCAAGAAGACTTATGCAAGTAAAACCAGTAGGAGGAACGCCCTTGGCAGAGATCTACAAGATCCTTCAGCCAAGCATTAGTGCATTTAAACCAGATATTTTCGTAACACTTACGGACGGTGAACCCTCAGATATGGATGCTGTGCGTTCAATAGTCCTGTCTTACAAGAGAAGTGGTGTGGAAATGATTGCTATAGGTTTGGGAGCTGATTTGGGAGACGCGATAGGAATTGGATATAATTTGAAATACCTCAACTATCAAAGAATTTTAACATTATCAAAAAAGAGGTTGCAGGATTTACCTAAAAAAGTTTTGGGACTTTTAACTACAGAATGA
- the fsa gene encoding fructose-6-phosphate aldolase, whose amino-acid sequence MKIFLDTANVESIEKYDELGVVDGITTNPTLLSKEKGNPIKTMKKIVEIVKGPVSLEVVATNFDKMMEESLKLAKYGENVVVKIPMTLDGLKVVHALTKKGIKTNVTLIFSANQALLAAKAGATYVSPFIGRLDDIGTEGLNLVSEIVQIFASYDISTQLLVASVRHPLHVIEAAKMGADVVTLPPDILDKMIRHPLTDKGLDSFLSDWKKLEKDNPDLGF is encoded by the coding sequence ATGAAAATCTTCTTAGATACTGCTAATGTTGAATCTATAGAAAAATACGATGAATTAGGGGTCGTAGATGGTATCACTACCAACCCAACATTACTTTCAAAAGAAAAAGGCAACCCCATTAAAACCATGAAGAAAATCGTAGAGATTGTGAAGGGACCAGTAAGCCTTGAAGTAGTTGCGACTAACTTTGATAAGATGATGGAAGAGTCGTTGAAATTAGCAAAGTATGGGGAAAATGTGGTTGTAAAGATTCCTATGACCCTGGATGGGCTAAAAGTTGTGCATGCCCTAACCAAAAAGGGCATAAAAACTAATGTGACCCTCATTTTTTCTGCAAATCAAGCGTTATTAGCTGCAAAAGCCGGAGCTACTTATGTAAGTCCGTTTATTGGCCGGTTAGATGATATTGGAACTGAGGGTCTGAATCTGGTAAGTGAAATTGTTCAAATATTTGCTAGTTACGATATCTCAACCCAGTTATTGGTGGCTAGTGTTCGTCATCCATTACATGTGATCGAAGCGGCAAAAATGGGTGCAGACGTCGTTACTCTTCCACCAGACATCTTAGACAAGATGATACGCCATCCACTGACAGACAAGGGCCTGGATTCATTCTTGTCGGATTGGAAAAAACTAGAGAAAGATAACCCTGATCTTGGATTCTAA
- a CDS encoding transketolase C-terminal domain-containing protein, whose translation MRSAYGDSLVNLGSRHSNIVCVGGDTTDSLKTKKFGEKFPDRLFNVGIAEANLVSIAAGLAIAGKVSFASTYAAFIPGRCLDQIRNAICYPNLDVKIVVSHAGLSVGPDGASHQQIEDISIMRSLPNMRVLVPADAISVKKLLEKIVNIPGPFYVRLARPSTEEIYSEESDFEIGKGTIIKDGNDISLFSCGTMVSTSLKASDTLKKDHDISCRVVDMYSIKPIDSDLIYRCTKETGSLASIEEHNIVGGLGSAISEVTSEICPTFVRKIGIRDRYGESARDEEIDSLLDKYGLSPGEIVKNVVALKKSEKK comes from the coding sequence ATGCGTTCTGCATACGGGGATAGCCTTGTAAATTTAGGTAGTAGACATTCTAACATTGTGTGCGTAGGTGGTGATACTACTGATTCGCTCAAAACTAAAAAATTCGGTGAAAAATTTCCAGATAGACTTTTCAATGTTGGAATAGCCGAAGCTAATTTAGTTTCAATCGCAGCTGGTCTTGCTATCGCGGGTAAAGTTTCTTTTGCTAGTACTTATGCTGCTTTTATTCCAGGCAGGTGTTTGGATCAGATTAGAAATGCAATTTGCTATCCCAACCTAGATGTGAAAATTGTAGTATCCCACGCTGGCTTATCCGTGGGACCTGATGGGGCATCTCATCAACAAATCGAAGATATCTCTATTATGAGATCTTTACCAAATATGAGAGTTTTGGTACCTGCCGATGCGATTTCAGTCAAAAAACTGCTTGAAAAAATAGTGAATATTCCAGGTCCATTCTATGTACGGTTAGCCAGGCCTTCAACTGAGGAAATCTATTCTGAGGAATCCGACTTTGAAATAGGAAAAGGAACAATAATAAAAGATGGTAACGATATCAGTTTATTTTCATGTGGAACAATGGTCTCAACCTCACTGAAGGCAAGCGACACATTGAAAAAGGATCATGATATTTCTTGTAGGGTTGTCGATATGTACTCTATCAAACCGATAGACTCAGATTTGATTTACAGATGTACAAAGGAAACAGGCTCATTGGCTTCTATAGAAGAGCATAATATAGTAGGGGGATTAGGGTCGGCAATTTCAGAAGTTACCTCTGAAATATGCCCTACTTTCGTACGAAAAATAGGAATTAGAGACAGATACGGTGAGTCTGCAAGAGACGAAGAGATCGATTCACTCTTAGATAAGTATGGCTTGTCTCCAGGGGAAATAGTAAAAAATGTGGTCGCCCTAAAAAAGAGTGAAAAAAAATGA